The genome window ACGAGGACCCGTATCCCCGTGCCGAGCTGTCGACGCTGCCGGATCTGGAGTGGTCCGAGGCCCTCGCACCGCTGCGGGCGGAGGCCGAAGAGGTCGTCCGCCGCGTGATCGCCCGCGTCGCGGAGCCGCAGTCGGATGCCGGCGTCGAGCTGTCGGAGGATCCCGTCGCAGCTGTGTGGCAACTGGCGGCGATCGCCCCGCTGGGCGAGTACGACCGGTACACCCTGTTGAGGTCCACGTCGATGGGGGGTCTCCTGCGTCAGCTGATCGATCTGACGCTCGAGGCCGAGGAGCTCTGGGCCGCCGAGGGAGGCGTCTGACCACCGGGTCCTTCCGTCCGCGCCGGAGACCGCACCGCCACCGCGCACGTTCCGATGGGGTGGACGCGTCGATGCGACAGCACCACCTCCCCGGGTCCCGCTTCAGCGGCGACGACAGCTCGCACCAGTGGCAGCGGCGTGTTGCGGCGTGGCGCGGTCCTCTCGCGGGTTAGCGTCGGTGAACGGGGCCGCCCCCTCCGCACACGCTTCGACCACGATTCGGATACCGAATGTCTCCAGGCCGCTCGGCACTGTCGCCCTCCGTCGTTCGCAACTGGAGGCTGGTCGCCATCTGCGTCGTCGTCGCGAGCGTCGTCGCCTGGGGCGGGCTGGCCGCCCCGAAGGCGTACGCGGACAACTATCCGTCGTGGGCCGACGTGCAGGCCGCCCGGTCCAACGAAGCGGCCAAGCAGGCCGAGGTCACGGCGATCACGAACCTGGTCCAGACCCTCAAGACGCAGGTCAAGGCGGCCGAGGATCTCGCCATCCAGCGCGAGAAGGAGAACGAGGTCGCGCAAGCCGCGCTCGCCGTCGGCAAGGACAAGGCCGACCGCCTCGCCGCCCGATCGACCGCTCTGAAGGCCACGGCGGAGGCGTCGCGTCGGGAGGCCGCCGTGGTCGGCGAGAAGCTGGCCCGCTCCGGCGGCCCGGACCTCCTGGGCACGCTCCTCACCAGCAGCGCAGGGAACACGGACGCGCTGCTCTCCCGCCTCAGCAGCATGGGCAGGCTGACGGCCACCGTCAACGGCATCTACTCCAAGGCGGCGCAAGACGACAACCTCGCGAAGGCCGCGAGCGAGCAGGCCGCCTCCGCCAAGAACGAGCTCACCGTGCTCGCGGCGAAGGCGCAGGCGGAAGCGGAGAAGGCCGCCGCGGCCCAGAAGCAGATGATCGCGGCGCTCCAGGCGGAGACCGCCCACGAGGGCGAGCTCCAGGCGCAGCTCGCCTCCCTCACGAGCGCGACGCAGATCACCGAGCAGCAGTACCAGGCCGGGGTCGCCGCCCGGGCAGCAGCCGCGGCCGCCGCCGCCGCGGCAGCACGCGCTCGGGCCAGGTCCGGCGATGCAGGTCCGATCTCGTCCGACGCCCAGGCCCTCGCGCAGGAACTGATGGGGTACGTCGACTCCGGACAGCTCGTGGGCTCCTATCCCGACCACATCTTCGAGATCCGCTGGATCGCCGAGGGGCGCTCCGTGCCGAACTGCGGCATCGACACTTCGGTGCTCCAGGCGATGGTGATCGCCGAGCACATGTTCTCGAGCGTCGGCGTCAGCGACATCAACCGGCGCTGCACCGGCCAGATCGAGGGAGCCGGGATCTACTCCCAGCACTACATGAACGGCGGCGGCCACGCCGTCGACTTCTACAGCCTCGGCGGCCAGGGCACCAACGGCGCCGACAGCAACGCACTCGCCCTCATCCGCACGCTCGACAACTTCATGCCCTACGGCTCGGGTCTCGGGCAGCGGCAGTGCCGGCTGAACGCCGGCGACGAACCGGGCCTGCGCCACTTCCAGGACTTCTACGACACCTGCAACCACCTGCACGTCAACGACCCGATGTGACCGGGATGCTCGGCCGACGCTCGCGCGTGGCCGACAGCCGCGCTCCAGCGCAGGAGAACTCGTGCCGACGCGCTGCCGGCATCCTTCCTGACGCCGTTCGGAAGGAGATGCGCGACCGAGTCTCCTTCCAGCGCCGTCGCCCGAGCTACGGCTCCGTCGTCAGCGGCGCATCCCCGATCACGGTGTGCAACCAGATCCAGCTCCCGTTCGAGCTGCCCCGCACCAGATCCACGTGCACGGTCTCGTCCGCCCCGATCGGCCCGACGCCGACGTGGAGGGTGCGCGCCTGCGGCGTGTCCAGTGTCCAGGTCTGCGCCGCGGCCCCCGCGTTCGCCGACGCTTCCACCGTCAGCACCGCGCCGAGGTCGAGGAAGAACGGCGCCACCGCCCAGGCGAGGTCGTAGGAGCGCGGCTCCGTGATCCCGAAGTCGGCGGGCGTGAACCGCACCGAGACACGGAACCAGTCCGGCTGCTGGGCCGGGTGGACGTCCCACGAGTAGTAGAACGTCGGGTTCAGGTCGGGTGCGAAGAGGACGTCGCCGGTCGCGACCGCGGAGGGGAGGGTGAGGTCGAGGCCGGTGCCGAGCGTGTGGGCGGCGTGGCCGGCGTCGAGGGACGTGATCGTGCCGGGGTACTGGCCGAGGCCGGGCAGGCCGCCGAGCTGGCCGCGGAGGCGCTCGGCGAAATCGGCGAGCTCGGCGCGGTCGGGGCGCCGGGTCGCGCCCGATGAGGAGGGGATGCTGTTCATGGTGCCGCACCCTACGCCGCCGCCGGGCTCGTGGGGATAGGCGAGAAACGCCGGCTCAGAACTCCCGCAGCACCGTCGCCTTCGGTCCCGCCACCAGCGTCCCCGCCGGCACCTCCTCCGCCACGATCGCCCCGGCCGCGATCACGGCGTCGCGGCCGATGCTGACGCCGGGGAGGATGGTGGCGCCTGCGCCGATCCAGACGTTCTCCGCGACGTCGATCGGGCCTCCGGTCAGCCAGACGCGGCGGTCCTCGACGTCGACAGGGTGGCCGACGGTGATGAAGGTGACACGCGGCGCGACCATCACGCGCGGGGCGAGGCGGATGCCGGCATAGTCCAGGAACGTGCAGTTCTGGTTGATGAACACCCGCTCCGACAGCTCCAGGTTGAGGCCGTGGTCGGTGAAGAACGGCGGGTAGATGGTCACGCGCTCCGGCAGCGGGCGGCCCAGGATCTCCTCGAACAGCG of Leifsonia shinshuensis contains these proteins:
- a CDS encoding LON peptidase substrate-binding domain-containing protein — encoded protein: MAASPMFPLGSVLFPHVAVPLRVFEPRYLTLVGRLLDEVEPGFEFGVVLIERGSEAGGGDQRASVGTMARLVSAAAGADDLLIVGVGTRRFTVERWADEDPYPRAELSTLPDLEWSEALAPLRAEAEEVVRRVIARVAEPQSDAGVELSEDPVAAVWQLAAIAPLGEYDRYTLLRSTSMGGLLRQLIDLTLEAEELWAAEGGV
- a CDS encoding coiled-coil domain-containing protein; this translates as MSPGRSALSPSVVRNWRLVAICVVVASVVAWGGLAAPKAYADNYPSWADVQAARSNEAAKQAEVTAITNLVQTLKTQVKAAEDLAIQREKENEVAQAALAVGKDKADRLAARSTALKATAEASRREAAVVGEKLARSGGPDLLGTLLTSSAGNTDALLSRLSSMGRLTATVNGIYSKAAQDDNLAKAASEQAASAKNELTVLAAKAQAEAEKAAAAQKQMIAALQAETAHEGELQAQLASLTSATQITEQQYQAGVAARAAAAAAAAAAARARARSGDAGPISSDAQALAQELMGYVDSGQLVGSYPDHIFEIRWIAEGRSVPNCGIDTSVLQAMVIAEHMFSSVGVSDINRRCTGQIEGAGIYSQHYMNGGGHAVDFYSLGGQGTNGADSNALALIRTLDNFMPYGSGLGQRQCRLNAGDEPGLRHFQDFYDTCNHLHVNDPM
- a CDS encoding DapH/DapD/GlmU-related protein; its protein translation is MPSDLLMRIHSPEFQAMSERVLRATELTSRLNVLPFDDEAGKAALFEEILGRPLPERVTIYPPFFTDHGLNLELSERVFINQNCTFLDYAGIRLAPRVMVAPRVTFITVGHPVDVEDRRVWLTGGPIDVAENVWIGAGATILPGVSIGRDAVIAAGAIVAEEVPAGTLVAGPKATVLREF